In one window of Nakamurella sp. PAMC28650 DNA:
- a CDS encoding ArsA-related P-loop ATPase: MKPPLDLQAVLTNPSIRVVVTCGSGGVGKTTTAAAMALYAADQGRKVAVLTIDPARRLAQSLGLGELDNVPRRVDFHGVAALGTDPGTTGDAEPRGELWAMMLDTSRTFDEMVSSNATPEHAQKILANPFYNTISTSFSGTAEYMAMQKLSQLAATDEYDLIVVDTPPSRSALDFLDAPQRLSSFLDGRMIRLLGSPSRGVMRIVGAGFQLFTKAVTSVIGGQMLADAATFIQLIEGMFGGFRERAQATYDLLRSSHAAFVVVAVPEPDALREASYFADRLRSERMPLAGLVLNRTHPPLADLTIAATQAAIADITGSSPLAAAALGVHADRLTVRAKELRMRARLDRAHPDLAVVEVPALPFDAHDVVALRTIAEQLTKSV, translated from the coding sequence ATGAAGCCGCCGTTGGATCTGCAGGCGGTCCTGACCAATCCGTCCATCCGGGTGGTGGTGACCTGTGGCTCCGGTGGCGTCGGCAAGACGACGACCGCCGCCGCGATGGCGCTCTACGCGGCCGACCAGGGCCGGAAGGTCGCGGTCCTGACGATCGACCCGGCCCGCCGGCTGGCCCAGTCGCTGGGGCTCGGCGAGCTCGACAACGTTCCCCGCCGCGTCGATTTCCACGGCGTCGCCGCGCTCGGCACCGACCCCGGGACCACGGGTGACGCGGAACCAAGGGGCGAGCTGTGGGCGATGATGCTCGACACCAGCCGCACCTTCGACGAGATGGTCTCCTCGAACGCGACGCCCGAGCACGCCCAGAAGATCCTGGCCAACCCGTTCTACAACACGATCTCGACCTCGTTCTCCGGTACCGCTGAGTACATGGCCATGCAGAAGCTGAGCCAGCTGGCGGCCACCGACGAGTACGACCTCATCGTCGTCGACACCCCGCCCAGCCGCTCGGCCCTGGACTTCCTGGATGCACCGCAGAGGCTCTCGTCATTCCTGGACGGGCGGATGATCCGCCTGCTCGGGTCGCCGAGCCGCGGGGTGATGCGCATCGTGGGGGCCGGTTTCCAGCTGTTCACCAAGGCGGTGACCTCCGTGATCGGCGGCCAGATGCTGGCCGACGCCGCCACGTTCATCCAGCTCATCGAGGGTATGTTCGGCGGCTTCCGGGAGCGGGCACAGGCCACGTACGACCTGCTGCGCTCGTCACATGCCGCCTTCGTGGTGGTCGCGGTCCCCGAGCCGGACGCACTGCGGGAGGCCTCCTACTTCGCGGATCGGTTGCGGTCCGAACGGATGCCACTGGCCGGGCTGGTGCTCAACCGCACCCATCCCCCGCTGGCCGACCTCACGATCGCCGCCACCCAGGCGGCCATCGCCGACATCACCGGTTCGTCACCGCTCGCGGCGGCGGCGCTGGGCGTGCATGCCGACCGGCTGACGGTGCGGGCCAAGGAATTGCGGATGAGAGCCAGGCTGGACCGGGCGCACCCGGACCTCGCTGTGGTGGAGGTGCCGGCGCTCCCGTTCGACGCGCACGACGTGGTCGCGCTGCGCACGATCGCGGAGCAGCTCACCAAGTCGGTCTGA
- a CDS encoding NUDIX domain-containing protein — translation MVSDNSGPVADAGPAIRPASTVMLLREGVSGLEVFVMHRVAGMAFAPSVTVFPGGGVDPSDHLPPAWSGPNSSWWATALGKEPAQASALVVAAVRELFEETGVLLADGPVGEPARLAVAEHRSSLRDVMAAHELELRSELLRPWANWITPPGNPRRYDTFFFLAAQPEGQQAQMLTTEAESGRWARPVDLLAEHEAGRLAMMPPTLAMLIDLQRAGTVQWAMSQSRTVTPLTPVMSSRPGEPIEVEVAGRVYRLRRQGQ, via the coding sequence GTGGTATCCGACAATTCCGGCCCGGTCGCAGACGCGGGTCCCGCGATCAGGCCGGCCTCGACGGTCATGCTGTTGCGGGAAGGCGTCTCCGGGCTCGAGGTCTTCGTCATGCACCGGGTCGCCGGCATGGCGTTCGCACCATCGGTGACCGTGTTCCCCGGCGGCGGGGTCGATCCGAGCGACCATCTCCCGCCGGCCTGGTCGGGGCCGAACAGCAGTTGGTGGGCAACGGCTCTCGGGAAGGAACCTGCTCAGGCCTCCGCGCTGGTGGTGGCGGCCGTTCGCGAACTGTTCGAGGAGACCGGCGTGCTGCTGGCGGACGGACCGGTCGGCGAACCGGCCCGGCTCGCCGTCGCCGAGCATCGCAGCAGCCTGCGGGACGTGATGGCCGCGCACGAACTCGAGTTGAGGTCAGAACTCCTGCGGCCGTGGGCGAACTGGATCACCCCGCCCGGAAATCCCCGGCGCTACGACACCTTTTTCTTCCTGGCCGCCCAGCCGGAGGGGCAGCAGGCGCAGATGCTCACCACCGAGGCCGAGTCGGGCCGGTGGGCGCGGCCCGTCGACCTGCTCGCCGAACACGAGGCCGGTCGACTTGCGATGATGCCTCCGACCCTGGCCATGCTGATCGACCTGCAGCGGGCCGGCACCGTCCAGTGGGCGATGAGCCAGAGCCGGACCGTCACGCCGCTGACGCCGGTGATGAGCAGCAGGCCGGGCGAGCCGATCGAGGTCGAGGTCGCAGGACGGGTCTACCGGTTGCGCAGACAAGGACAGTGA
- a CDS encoding MBL fold metallo-hydrolase, translating to MSRVLVEVAPGVLVATSRRDITTSTVIVDGGTTLLVDPAWEPDELEALADWLEEAGLTVAAGYSTHAHHDHLLWHPGFGGAPRWTSAVAAETVAEHRGELVELLGPDWPRQLTPLVGQVRPLTGGSIPWPGRTAEIIVHDGHSIGHGAVWLPTSGVLLAGDMLSDVELPLAEETGLGAYDEALDIVLPYVRQAAVLVPGHGHPTTTPMDRWAADRHYLDALLHLRPVDDERLGHRGMAQAHAANLACRGR from the coding sequence ATGTCCAGAGTGCTGGTCGAGGTCGCACCCGGCGTCCTGGTGGCGACCAGTCGGCGGGACATCACCACGTCGACGGTCATCGTCGATGGTGGCACCACGCTGCTGGTGGATCCGGCCTGGGAACCGGACGAACTGGAAGCACTAGCAGATTGGCTGGAAGAAGCAGGCCTGACGGTGGCGGCCGGCTACTCCACCCATGCGCACCATGACCACCTCCTCTGGCATCCCGGCTTCGGCGGGGCGCCCCGGTGGACCTCTGCCGTCGCGGCCGAGACGGTCGCCGAGCACCGGGGTGAACTCGTGGAGCTGCTCGGACCCGACTGGCCACGGCAGCTCACGCCCCTGGTCGGGCAGGTACGTCCGCTGACCGGCGGCAGCATCCCCTGGCCGGGCCGGACGGCCGAGATCATCGTGCACGACGGACATTCCATCGGCCATGGCGCCGTGTGGCTGCCGACGTCCGGCGTGTTGCTGGCCGGTGACATGCTCAGCGACGTCGAACTTCCGCTGGCCGAGGAGACCGGCTTGGGCGCCTACGACGAGGCCCTTGACATCGTGCTTCCCTACGTCCGGCAGGCCGCCGTGCTGGTGCCCGGCCACGGCCACCCCACCACCACCCCGATGGACCGCTGGGCAGCCGACCGTCACTACCTGGACGCGCTGCTGCATCTCCGGCCGGTCGATGACGAGCGCCTCGGGCACCGCGGGATGGCGCAGGCCCACGCAGCGAACCTCGCCTGCCGTGGTCGGTGA
- a CDS encoding RidA family protein: MTVLDRLAELGIELPTPAAAAGSYIPTVRSGSLLFTSGQLPFVDGKLPATGKVGAEVSPEDAKGYARLAALNVLAAAHAAVGLDHIVRVVKVVGFVASAPGFTAQPGVINGASDLFVEVLGEIGRHARSAVGVAELPLGTPVEVEAIFEVR, translated from the coding sequence GTGACCGTTCTGGACCGTCTGGCCGAGCTCGGTATCGAGCTGCCGACGCCGGCCGCCGCGGCCGGGTCCTACATCCCTACGGTTCGGAGCGGGTCGCTGCTGTTCACCTCCGGGCAACTGCCGTTCGTGGACGGCAAGCTCCCCGCCACCGGGAAGGTGGGCGCCGAGGTCAGTCCCGAGGACGCCAAGGGCTACGCCCGGCTCGCTGCGCTCAACGTCCTGGCCGCCGCTCATGCCGCGGTCGGCCTCGATCACATCGTCCGAGTCGTCAAGGTGGTGGGGTTCGTCGCGTCCGCGCCTGGCTTCACCGCTCAGCCGGGCGTCATCAACGGCGCCTCTGATCTGTTCGTGGAAGTGCTGGGCGAGATCGGCCGGCATGCCCGTTCGGCGGTCGGCGTCGCGGAGTTGCCGTTGGGCACTCCGGTCGAGGTGGAAGCGATCTTCGAGGTTCGCTGA
- a CDS encoding MBL fold metallo-hydrolase, which produces MDSPPHDTAAPQPTPQPIPTGPGRVRGVTSGVSVLLADNPGPMTLDGTNSYLLAGPRSIGFVVVDPGPDDEAHLQALAGEGPVELILITHRHADHTAGARRFADITGAPVRALDPTHCHGGPPLVPGEQIEAAGMVVRVIATPGHTGDSVCFHLPGFSDGEPGGPDAVLTGDTILGRGTTVIAHPDGDLGSYLESLDTLAGLGAVMVLPAHGPALPDLAAVCHQYREHRQQRLESVRAALLVLGDGATVGQVTDLVYTDIDATVRPAAELSVAAQLQYLRGRG; this is translated from the coding sequence ATGGACAGCCCACCCCACGACACAGCCGCGCCGCAGCCGACACCGCAGCCGATACCGACCGGACCTGGACGCGTTCGCGGGGTGACCTCCGGCGTCAGCGTGCTGCTGGCCGACAATCCCGGTCCGATGACCCTGGACGGCACCAACTCCTATCTATTGGCCGGACCGCGTTCGATCGGCTTCGTCGTGGTCGATCCAGGGCCGGATGACGAGGCCCATCTCCAGGCGCTGGCCGGCGAGGGTCCGGTCGAACTGATCCTGATCACGCATCGTCACGCCGACCACACGGCGGGGGCCCGGAGGTTCGCCGACATCACCGGGGCGCCCGTCCGAGCCCTCGACCCGACCCACTGCCACGGCGGCCCGCCACTGGTCCCCGGCGAGCAGATCGAGGCGGCCGGAATGGTCGTCAGGGTCATCGCAACCCCGGGGCATACCGGCGATTCCGTTTGCTTCCACCTACCGGGGTTCTCCGACGGAGAGCCGGGCGGCCCCGATGCGGTGCTCACCGGCGACACCATCCTGGGCCGCGGCACCACCGTGATCGCCCATCCGGACGGCGATCTGGGCTCCTACCTGGAGTCGCTGGACACGCTCGCCGGTCTCGGGGCCGTCATGGTGCTGCCGGCCCACGGCCCGGCGTTGCCCGATCTGGCCGCCGTCTGTCACCAGTACCGCGAACACCGGCAGCAACGTCTGGAATCCGTTCGGGCGGCCCTTCTGGTGCTCGGAGACGGTGCGACGGTCGGGCAGGTCACCGACCTCGTCTACACCGACATCGATGCCACGGTGCGGCCGGCGGCCGAACTCTCGGTGGCCGCGCAGCTGCAGTATCTGCGCGGACGGGGGTGA
- a CDS encoding ArsA-related P-loop ATPase: MSPDVPPSPWPASARRARLHVVTGKGGTGKTTVAAALALALAADGRRVLLAEVEERQGIARLFDVPPLPYEERKIAVASGGGEVRALAVDIEAALLEYFAMFYNLGFAGRTLKRMGAVEFATTLAPGLRDVLLTGKVKETVTRRGGDSRPVYDAVVMDAPPTGRIVTFLNVTVAMADLAKRGPIRNQADGVVELLHSADTVVHLVTLLEDMPVTETLEAIADLKAQHLPVGSIIVNAATVSHFGAASLKPAAENRLDTGRLGSGLAMAGIDPDPELLAALSQESADHAFRVLAEQECRQQLEEAGVPMLQLPRLVDGADLGGVYELADHLADQGAGR, encoded by the coding sequence ATGAGTCCTGACGTACCACCCTCGCCCTGGCCGGCGTCGGCCCGGCGCGCACGGTTGCATGTCGTCACGGGCAAGGGCGGCACCGGGAAGACCACCGTCGCCGCGGCCCTGGCCCTGGCCCTGGCGGCCGACGGGCGGCGGGTGCTGCTGGCCGAGGTCGAGGAGCGTCAGGGGATCGCCCGGTTGTTCGACGTTCCGCCGCTGCCGTACGAGGAACGCAAGATCGCCGTGGCGTCCGGCGGAGGCGAGGTGCGGGCACTCGCCGTCGACATCGAGGCCGCCCTGCTCGAGTACTTCGCGATGTTCTACAACCTCGGATTCGCAGGCCGCACGCTCAAGCGGATGGGTGCGGTCGAGTTCGCCACCACGCTGGCGCCCGGCCTGCGGGACGTTCTGCTGACGGGGAAGGTCAAGGAAACCGTTACCCGGCGCGGTGGCGATTCCCGACCCGTGTACGACGCAGTGGTCATGGACGCGCCGCCGACCGGCCGCATCGTGACCTTCCTCAACGTCACCGTGGCGATGGCCGATCTCGCCAAGCGGGGTCCCATCAGGAATCAGGCCGACGGTGTGGTGGAACTGCTGCACTCCGCCGACACGGTCGTCCACCTGGTGACCCTGCTGGAGGACATGCCCGTCACCGAGACCCTCGAGGCCATCGCGGATCTCAAGGCCCAGCACCTCCCGGTCGGCTCGATCATCGTGAACGCCGCCACCGTCTCCCACTTCGGGGCGGCCTCGCTCAAACCCGCCGCCGAGAATCGGCTCGACACCGGACGTCTCGGGTCGGGACTGGCGATGGCCGGCATCGATCCCGACCCGGAGCTGCTGGCCGCGCTGTCCCAGGAGAGCGCCGATCACGCCTTCCGGGTGCTGGCCGAACAGGAGTGCCGCCAACAGCTCGAGGAGGCAGGTGTCCCGATGCTGCAACTGCCGCGACTGGTCGACGGCGCCGACCTCGGAGGCGTCTACGAACTCGCCGACCACCTGGCCGATCAGGGGGCGGGGCGATGA
- a CDS encoding WhiB family transcriptional regulator translates to MGSAEWTLRAVCVGVDPDALFVTGAAQRDAAKVCQACPVRLECLADALDNQIEYGVWGGMTERQRRAVLKKSPEVLSWRLVLEEARASATQEAAS, encoded by the coding sequence ATCGGTAGTGCCGAGTGGACCCTGCGCGCCGTGTGCGTCGGCGTCGACCCGGATGCCCTGTTCGTGACGGGGGCGGCTCAGCGCGATGCGGCGAAGGTGTGCCAGGCATGCCCCGTGCGCCTGGAGTGCCTGGCCGATGCCCTTGACAACCAGATCGAGTACGGGGTGTGGGGCGGCATGACCGAACGCCAGCGCCGCGCGGTGCTGAAGAAGTCGCCAGAGGTCCTCAGCTGGCGCTTGGTCCTGGAAGAGGCGAGAGCGTCCGCCACCCAGGAAGCCGCCAGCTGA